From Pseudomonas sp. B21-028, one genomic window encodes:
- the tssI gene encoding type VI secretion system tip protein TssI/VgrG, which translates to MPVSSTAQFRLTIDNLPDEFGVLAFEGTEAISRPFEFRIRLVSEHAGLALERFLHRSAFLAFDAQGNGIHGQIADFAVGESGRRLTHYHATLVPRLRSLDLAFNRRIFQRQTVRQIITEVLKLHGLLEDAFRFQLGPTKYPPRDYCTQYEESDLAFIQRLCEEEGWHYHFEHGPQQHVLVVGDDQSRFRSLPPTPFVPDGAMVADGPTIRTFSVRVRGATSRVTWRDHDFKQPRLILEGAARHKPLAEEGAQPDREDYAYAPGRFLTLAQGRRTALRALQRRQKDSCVAEGSSNQPVLVSGHFMRLENHARACWNQRWLLTWLRHEGAQPQVLEEAIGNVAEGVPEQGYGNRFKAVPWDVFYRPSVRHRRPLLVSETATVSGPQGSEIYCDEYGRVKVRFHWDRAEGNPERSSCWVRVATGWAGDGFGTQLIPRVGMEVVVTFLAGDPDQPLITGCVPNQVNPVPHGLPLNDTRSVFKSRSSPGGGGSNELHIEDRKGAERIYLRAERDLFAKVRNDHTLEIGRDQRITLAGQRYSEVRGEEHHTVGGHRVTQLDADDFLNINGSLHAQAGETLVIRAGQVLQLECAGALTVKSGSQLTLEGGGHFLRIGADGIFSSTPIEQGGGPGPGAALRYKPARRPGETDEPVVGRAGLSTGVVAISEGATGPPAGNSPSSIGVLCKRCFQQAQAQARGLATRL; encoded by the coding sequence ATGCCCGTTTCCTCCACAGCCCAGTTCAGATTGACGATCGACAACCTGCCCGATGAGTTCGGTGTTCTCGCCTTCGAGGGTACGGAGGCAATCAGTCGGCCTTTTGAGTTCAGGATCAGGCTCGTCAGCGAACATGCCGGCCTGGCGCTTGAACGGTTTCTGCACCGCTCCGCCTTCCTGGCTTTCGACGCGCAGGGCAATGGCATCCATGGACAAATCGCGGACTTCGCCGTGGGCGAGTCCGGGCGAAGGCTGACCCACTATCACGCGACGCTGGTGCCGCGCCTCAGGAGCCTCGACCTGGCTTTCAATCGGCGAATCTTCCAGCGGCAGACCGTTCGCCAGATCATCACCGAGGTGCTCAAGCTGCATGGTCTGCTGGAAGATGCCTTTCGTTTTCAACTGGGCCCCACGAAATATCCTCCCCGGGACTATTGCACCCAGTACGAAGAAAGCGACCTGGCCTTTATCCAGCGCCTGTGCGAAGAGGAGGGTTGGCATTACCACTTCGAACATGGACCGCAGCAGCATGTCCTGGTCGTGGGTGATGACCAGTCCCGGTTCAGGAGTCTGCCCCCCACGCCGTTCGTGCCCGACGGTGCGATGGTCGCCGACGGACCCACGATCCGGACCTTTTCCGTTCGGGTGCGAGGCGCCACCAGCCGCGTAACCTGGCGGGACCATGATTTCAAACAGCCTCGCCTGATCCTGGAAGGTGCCGCTCGCCACAAACCGTTGGCTGAAGAGGGAGCGCAACCGGACCGCGAGGACTATGCCTATGCGCCAGGGCGTTTCCTGACGTTGGCCCAGGGCCGACGGACTGCCCTGCGGGCCCTGCAGCGGCGGCAAAAGGACAGCTGCGTTGCCGAAGGCAGCAGCAATCAACCGGTCTTGGTGAGCGGGCATTTCATGAGGCTGGAGAATCATGCTCGGGCTTGCTGGAACCAGCGCTGGCTGCTCACCTGGCTCAGGCATGAAGGCGCGCAACCCCAGGTTCTTGAAGAAGCCATTGGCAATGTGGCGGAGGGGGTACCGGAGCAGGGCTATGGCAACCGGTTCAAGGCGGTTCCGTGGGACGTGTTCTATCGCCCGTCCGTAAGGCATCGGCGACCGTTGCTGGTCAGTGAAACGGCCACGGTCAGCGGCCCGCAAGGCAGCGAGATTTATTGCGACGAGTATGGCCGGGTCAAAGTCCGTTTCCATTGGGACCGTGCCGAAGGCAACCCGGAGCGGAGCAGTTGCTGGGTGCGGGTCGCCACGGGGTGGGCGGGGGATGGGTTTGGCACCCAGTTGATCCCCCGGGTTGGCATGGAAGTCGTGGTCACCTTCCTGGCGGGCGATCCCGATCAACCGCTGATCACCGGTTGCGTGCCGAACCAGGTCAACCCCGTTCCCCATGGGTTACCCCTCAACGACACCCGCAGTGTCTTCAAGAGTCGGAGCTCTCCGGGCGGGGGCGGCAGCAATGAATTGCACATCGAAGACCGAAAGGGGGCTGAACGGATCTATCTGCGGGCCGAACGCGATCTGTTCGCCAAAGTGCGCAATGACCACACGCTGGAGATTGGCCGCGATCAGCGCATTACCCTGGCGGGTCAGCGTTACAGCGAAGTGCGGGGCGAGGAGCACCACACCGTTGGAGGGCATCGCGTGACGCAACTGGATGCCGACGACTTTCTCAACATCAACGGCAGCCTCCATGCACAGGCCGGCGAGACGCTGGTGATTCGCGCCGGGCAGGTCCTGCAGCTCGAATGCGCGGGGGCGCTGACAGTCAAGTCCGGATCGCAGCTGACTCTGGAGGGCGGTGGGCATTTCCTGCGCATTGGGGCCGACGGCATTTTCAGCAGCACCCCCATCGAGCAGGGAGGTGGTCCGGGTCCCGGAGCGGCGCTGCGGTACAAACCTGCCCGCCGGCCGGGTGAAACCGATGAGCCAGTGGTCGGACGCGCAGGCCTTTCGACTGGCGTCGTCGCGATAAGCGAAGGCGCGACCGGGCCCCCGGCAGGTAACTCGCCCTCATCGATCGGCGTGCTGTGCAAGCGTTGCTTTCAACAAGCCCAAGCCCAGGCCAGAGGCTTGGCCACCCGTCTCTGA
- the rhtB gene encoding homoserine/homoserine lactone efflux protein, whose amino-acid sequence MVLETWLAFFAACWVISLSPGAGAIASMSSGLQYGFWRGYWNALGLQWGLALQIVIVAAGVGAILTASATAFYAIKWFGVAYLVYLGIKQWRAIPGEINDDAAPRPIGKPLALMFRGFLVNISNPKALVFMLAVLPQFIDPHAPLVKQYLILGVTMICVDLIVMAGYTGLAAKVLRLLRTPKQQRRMNRTFAGLFIGAAGLLATIRKAAV is encoded by the coding sequence ATGGTGCTGGAAACATGGCTTGCGTTTTTCGCCGCTTGTTGGGTAATCAGTCTTTCTCCGGGTGCCGGTGCCATCGCATCGATGTCCAGCGGTCTGCAGTACGGTTTCTGGCGTGGCTACTGGAATGCCCTGGGCCTGCAATGGGGCCTGGCATTGCAGATCGTGATTGTCGCCGCGGGCGTCGGCGCGATCCTCACCGCCTCGGCCACGGCGTTCTATGCGATCAAATGGTTCGGGGTCGCCTATCTGGTGTACCTGGGCATCAAGCAGTGGCGAGCCATCCCTGGCGAAATCAACGACGATGCCGCCCCTCGGCCCATCGGCAAGCCTTTGGCGCTGATGTTCCGTGGCTTTCTGGTGAACATCAGCAACCCCAAGGCATTGGTGTTCATGCTGGCGGTGCTGCCGCAGTTCATCGACCCCCATGCTCCCCTGGTCAAGCAGTACCTGATCCTGGGCGTGACCATGATCTGTGTCGATCTCATCGTCATGGCCGGCTACACCGGGCTCGCCGCCAAAGTCTTGCGCCTGTTGCGCACCCCGAAGCAGCAACGGCGGATGAACCGGACCTTCGCCGGCTTGTTCATTGGCGCGGCGGGACTGCTGGCGACGATTCGCAAAGCCGCCGTGTAA
- a CDS encoding mechanosensitive ion channel family protein has protein sequence MEALTLPIPVMWIEPLWLGVQVLLILLAGYVMQRIVARGLTGLGERYPFPPHLLIVLRGVLRWLIMGSAVLVVLERLGVSATVLWTAISGFVAVAAVAFFAIWSVLSNLLCAVLIYTVGPFRLGDVVELVEATDKPGIKGRVVAINLLYTTLIEPEELGTGSSMVQVPNSLFFQRSVRRWRGSEAFPVGGFVE, from the coding sequence ATGGAAGCGTTGACCTTGCCCATCCCGGTCATGTGGATCGAGCCACTCTGGCTCGGTGTGCAAGTCCTGTTGATCCTGCTGGCCGGTTATGTGATGCAGCGTATCGTGGCGCGTGGGCTCACGGGGCTCGGCGAGCGCTACCCGTTTCCGCCCCACCTGCTGATCGTCCTGCGGGGCGTGCTGCGCTGGCTGATCATGGGCAGCGCGGTGCTGGTAGTGCTCGAGCGCCTGGGGGTCTCGGCCACGGTATTGTGGACGGCGATTTCCGGCTTCGTCGCGGTAGCGGCCGTGGCGTTTTTCGCCATCTGGAGCGTGTTGTCGAACCTGTTGTGCGCCGTCCTGATCTACACCGTCGGGCCATTTCGCCTGGGCGATGTGGTCGAGCTGGTGGAAGCGACCGACAAGCCTGGCATCAAAGGACGGGTGGTCGCGATCAATCTGCTTTACACCACCTTGATCGAGCCTGAGGAGCTCGGCACCGGCAGCTCCATGGTGCAAGTGCCCAACAGCCTGTTCTTCCAGCGTTCGGTCCGACGTTGGCGCGGCAGCGAGGCTTTTCCGGTGGGTGGATTCGTCGAATAG